From Cystobacter fuscus DSM 2262:
AACGTCCGTCCTCCCCCTTCCGCGACTCACGCCGCTGCTGCTGGCGGCGCTGGTGGCCCTGTCGGGCTGCCCCGCTCCCACCGAGGTCTACACCGAGGTCGAGTTCGACGTGACGGTGCCTCCGGAGACTCCCGTGAGCGCCCAGGTCTTCCTCCAGGGCGAGCACCCCGCCTTCCGGGCCTCCGCGCGAGGCCTGGAGCTCTTCTACCAGGGCGGCCAGCTCTTCTCGGCGCGGGCGAAGCTGCCCGAGGGTGAGGAGGTCACCTTCACGGCGAAGCTCTTCTCGCCCGAGGAGCAGGTGCCGCTGGAGCGCTCGGGTCAGCCGGCGGGCTCCTGGCGCTACGCCGCGCGCGCCGACGAGGAGAAGGCGGGCTTCACCGTGGAGCGCTGGGGTCCGCCCGAGGGGCTCACCGGCCCCCAGACGGTCTTCCTCGTCACGGTGCCGGCGACGACGCCTCCGGACGACGTCCTCTGGTTGTCCGGCAATCAACCCGAGCTGGGGAATTGGAATCCAGCAGGCGTGAAGCTTCACAAGGCCATGGACAACATGTACGCCACTTCCCTGTCCTTCCAACCAGGGACATCATTGGAATTCAAGGCGACGCGCGGTTCGTGGGCGACGGTGGAAAAGGACATGCTCGGACAAGAGATCGACAATCACGTGTTCAAGACCGGGGAGGACTACGAGCACGTCCCGTTCTCCGTGGAGTGGTGGGCGGACTTCGGCAGCGTGCCGCCCCCCCAGGTCCGCACCGGCGACATCGAGTACCTGGTCGCGGTGAAGCCCAAGGATCCGACGCTCCGGGAGCGCGACGTCATCGTGTGGCTGCCGCCCGGCTATGATCAGCCAGAGAACGCGTCGCGCCGCTACCCCGTGCTGTACATGCACGACGGGCAGAACCTGATGGACGCCACCACGGCGGCGTACTCCCGGGAATGGAACGTGGACGAGACGGCGCAGCGGCTCGTCGAGGCGGGTGAGGTGGAGCCGCTCATCATCGTGGGCGTCTACAACGCCGAGGAGGAGCGCATCGCCGAGTACACGCCGGTGCCCTTCCCGCCCAACTACCCCGACGCCGGCCGCGCGGACGCGTATGGCAGGTTCCTCGTGGAGGAGCTCAAGCCGCGCATCGACGCCAGGTACCGCACC
This genomic window contains:
- a CDS encoding alpha/beta hydrolase-fold protein, with amino-acid sequence MRTSVLPLPRLTPLLLAALVALSGCPAPTEVYTEVEFDVTVPPETPVSAQVFLQGEHPAFRASARGLELFYQGGQLFSARAKLPEGEEVTFTAKLFSPEEQVPLERSGQPAGSWRYAARADEEKAGFTVERWGPPEGLTGPQTVFLVTVPATTPPDDVLWLSGNQPELGNWNPAGVKLHKAMDNMYATSLSFQPGTSLEFKATRGSWATVEKDMLGQEIDNHVFKTGEDYEHVPFSVEWWADFGSVPPPQVRTGDIEYLVAVKPKDPTLRERDVIVWLPPGYDQPENASRRYPVLYMHDGQNLMDATTAAYSREWNVDETAQRLVEAGEVEPLIIVGVYNAEEERIAEYTPVPFPPNYPDAGRADAYGRFLVEELKPRIDARYRTRKDAASTGLAGSSLGGLVSLYLGLEYPNTFTRLGVISPSVWWADRDIIQRVEQLSGPLPLRIWEDIGTDEGSGPEAETVTDAEDLYKALKAKGWSDANLKYTVVPGGRHNERAWSQRFGDILRFLFPPTP